The Patescibacteria group bacterium genome contains the following window.
GAGCCGGGCGTAACCGAGGGAATCGATACGATCACGCCGAAATTACAAATCGACGACGGGATTTTGAAAAAAATCATCAACGAACTCTATTTCCCGCGGAGCGAATACGAATTCTCCGTGATGCCAGCGGACATCCTCGGGCAAGTGTACGAGCAATTCCTCGGCAAAGTGATCCGACTCACGGACGGTCACCGCGCGAAGGTGGAGGAAAAACCGGAGGTGCGCAAAGCGGGCGGAGTGTATTACACGCCGGAATACATCGTGGATTACATCGTACAGAATACGGTGGGAAAATTATGTGAAAGCAAAACGCCAAAGCAGATTGCGGAATTAAAAATCGTCGATCCTGCGTGCGGCTCGGGTTCTTTTCTCATCGGCGCGTATCAGTATTTGCTCGACTGGCATTTGGAGTACTACACGAAACATCTGAAAACTTATGCCGACAAATTGTATTCCGTGAAGGGTAAGAAATATCTGACAATCGCGGAGCGGAAAAGGATTTTGTTGAATAATATTTACGGGGTGGATATCGATGCGAACGCGGTGGAGGTGACGAAGTTGTCTCTACTTCTCAAAACTCTCGAGGGTGAGGTTCAGCCGTCGCTTTTCCACGAGCGGGTTTTGCCGGATCTCTCGCGCAATATCCAATGCGGCAACTCGCTAATTGGCACGGACTTTCACGTGGCGAGTTTGTTTGCAGAAGATGATGTGGGGCGGATGAAGGTGAATGCGTTTGATTGGGAGGCGGGATTTCCGGAGGTGTTTGCGCAAGGTGGCTTTGATGCGGTGATTGGGAATCCGCCGTATATCAGAGCGAGAGAATTACCAGTCGAACAAAAAATGTATTTCGAAGCTAATTATTCGACGGCAAAAAATCAGTACGACATTTACGCTGTTTTTATCGAAAAATCTTTGGGTTTAGTTAAACCAAACGGTTTAGTTTCTTTCATCACTCCAAATAAGTTTTTAGTAGCTCAATATGGTTTTGAATTAAGAAAGTTTATTTGTGAAAACTCTAAACTAATTGATTTTCAAGATCACTCGAAAAAAGATATCTTTGGTGGTGTGAGTGTTTATCCGATTGTTTTTGTTTTGCAGCAAGGACGAAGCGCAAAAAAATGCGGTGACAATTTTGATTTACTTCAAGTTTTTGGTTTTAAAAAAGAGGATATTGTGATTCAGCGAATGAAAAAAGCTGAATTAAGCCTTGGCGATGTTTGCACAATCAAAGAGGCGGTTCACACGGGTAATATTCGCGAAAAACTGATTTGCGATAACAAAAGAAATGCAAATTGTTTTAAGTTATTACGAGGTCAAGATTGCAATCGCTACACGATAAAATGGGCTGGCTTGTGGGTTGATTATTCGGTCACTCCGAATAAAAGTAAAAAGGAATATGCAAATTTAATCGACAAATCTCACTTTGAGGGAGAAAAATTATTTTTGCGCGAGATTGCGTTGAGACCATCTGCAGTCTTTGATGACGAGAATTATTTTTCGTTGAACAAGGCTTATGTTTTAAAGAAAAAATCTGATTGCGAGCTTCCGCTCAAATATATTCTCGGAGTGATTAATTCAAAAGCGGCTGAATATTTCTTTGAGAAAGAGTTTGGCGATATTCGCGTGAGCGGTGGCTATCTCCAATTTAAAAAACAATTTTCTTCTCAAATTCCAATTCCGACCTCTTCAAAATCCCAACACGATCGTGTTGTCGCTCTCGTGGAGCAGATGCTCGCGCTCCAGAAAAAACTTCCCGCTCTCACGCTCCCGCACGACCGCGAGTCGCTGTCTCGGCAGATTGCCGCGACGGATCGGCAGATTGATGAGCTGGTTTTTGAGTTGTATGGGTTGAGTGAGGAGGAACGGAAAGTGGTTTTAAATTCTTAAATTTATTTTTTAAATATGAGCAATTTAGATAAAACTTATTTTTCGGAGATTTTCAATGTCGATCATTCTATAGTGGAAAGTTATGGAGCGTTAGACATATCGCTTGTATGTGATAATCCGGCTTTTGTCGATCCGTTTCTTATTTTCGCAAATCCGGAATATAAAAATCTTCATGACTTTATTATTGAATATTTAAAATTTTTAAGGGATTTATCGCAAAAGAGTGACTCATTGGATTTAGAAGATGGTATTTTTAAACACTATTATAAATTTCCTGAGGTAAAAGAGGTTTGGCTAGGGTACTCTGCCATTGGTAATGCCGGCTTAGGTAATTCCAAAGTATTTGCAGATTCTTTGTATAGAAATTTAAATAAAATTTTTTCTAATTTCGGCAAAGAAAAAGAAGGAATAACAAAATCTCAACATCTCGAGAAGCTTTGTCTGATTGAAGAAGGCATAGGTGTTGACAAGATAAGTGATTTTACGATCAACTTGATAAAAGAGTTTTTTTTACGATACACAGAAAAATTTGCACAAAAACATATCGACAAAAGTCTTCTAAAAGAATTTGCAGTCCCCAAGGTATCATTTGATTTTGAAAATCAAATTTGGAAAGGAAGTAAATTCATTCTGCCTTACATTACAAGAAATGGAAAAGAACAATTCGTTCTTTTGGTGCCGAAAGACATAATTGCAAAGTATGATACTTGGATTTCAAGAAACGATTTTCTGAAAAACGATACGAGCATTTTCGCCTCTATTGAAAATGACGAAATTAGGGCAAAAATAAATAAATATTTTAATGATCAACTGAATATTAAAATTACTAAACATGGACAAGAAAAAGATTTTTCTAAAAAAAGCAGGAAGGGGGCTTTGCAAAAGACGATGCGAGAGTTCCCTGCGATTGTTGACTACTACATAAGATATAAAGAGTCAGAAGAAGACAAGGCATTAGAAAATAATTTGTTGGATGCCGAAAACGTCGATTTGTATTTAGATGTTGCGAACATCAAAAGAGAATTAAGAAAAAGGAAATTTGGGAAAATTACGGTTATTGATGACTGCATCCAGAGAATTTTATTTTTCAAACAAACACTGGAATCGAATAGTAATTCTTTATACCTTAAAGAGAAATCGTTACAAGAAAAGCAGTTGCAATTGATGTTTAAGAATGCAACTTACGGATCACTCTTTGATTATAATTCAGAAGTTAATAATGGAAGAGGTCCAATAGATTTTATTGTCTCGTTTGGGATAAATGAAAAAATTGGAATAGAGTTTAAATTAGCCTCTAATAGCAAACTAAAACAAAATTTATTAAACCAAGGGAAAGTTTATCAGGATGATTCTAATCTTAAACATGTAATAAAAGTTATTTTCTTTTTTTCAAATCAAGATTTAGAAGCGATACAAAAAGTGTTAAGTGTACTTAAAAAAAGTGTTGATAATCGTGAAATTTTTCTGATTGATTGTAGAAAAAAAGAATCTGCATCTAATCAAAAATGAACTCTTGCTTCCAAATTTAAATCTTCCACCCACCCCTTCCTCCTCTTCTCGCCGAGGCCCGGCTGACATCGTAATTTTCCGACGAAATATAACCCCGCGATTCATCATCGCCGGTCCATCCGATTGAAAAATTTTTATCGAGATTTTTTGGTTGCGGGGGTGGGAATTGAACCCACGACCTTCGGGTTATGAGCCCGACGAGCTACCACTGCTCCACCCCGCGACGAGGTCATGATTTTAAACTATCCCTTCAGAAAATCAAAAATCTGGTTGGCAGAATCTGTGCGACCGAGTGGCATGATGTGCACGCCGTCGAGACGGTCTTTTAATTTTGCCAAAAGTTCAATCGCTAGCTCTGCGCCACAATTTTCGTCGGCGGCTAATTGCGCCAAAACAGCTTGCGGAATCGTCACGCCGTGCACTTTGGAATTGAAATACTCGGCGACTTTCAAACTTTTGAGCGGCATGATGCCGAGCAAAATCGGAATCTGAATCCCCGCCTGCTTCACGCCATCGAGAAATTTTTCCGCGGTCGCGAAATCGAAAACCGGCTGTGTCTGCACGAAGTGCGCCCCCGCCGCTTCTTTCTCTTTCAAATATTCAATCTGACCATCCACATTTGGATTCGCGGCGACCGCTATTTTCAAAACAGTCGGTGATTTGATTGGCTTACCGAGAAATTCGCCGGAATTCAAATCGCGAATCAACTCAGTCAAACCAGGCGCCCGAATTTCGAAAACATTCTTCGCGCCGGCATCGCCTGAGAGCGCGAGAATTCCGTCAACTCCGAGATTCGCCGCACCCAAAATTTTTTGCGCCAAGCCAAGCTTGGTCGAATCACGACAAGTCAGATGTGCAATCGTCGGAATCCCCGTCGCCTCACGAATGCGAAAAGCCAAAACAATCGGATCAATCGTGAGTCGCCCGAGAATGCCGTCGGGGATATTGAGCGCATCGGCGCGTAAATTTTTCGCCTCAGCGACAATCGCCGAGACATCGCTCCCGGCGAGCGAACTCACTTCGACAGTGACGGGAAAATTACTTAAATTAAGCATTTCCTGAATTTTAGCAGAATTCAAATTTAATTTGTTCCATGTTCCATGCTGAATGTTCCATGTTCAGACGCGGACCCAATTCATCCCACCGAGATTTTTCGCGAGACCTTTCATCTCGAGTAGCGAGAGAATCGCCGAAGCCTCGCTCGCGGTCATCCCCGACTCGCGCGAAATCTCGTCGGCGTGGCGCGCCGTTTTTTGCAGAATTTTCAAGAGCACAGTTTCTTCCGCCGAATCAGCGATGATCTCGCGCATTTTGATTTTCTCGGGTAAGTCGCGCAATTCCAAAGTGTCGAGTACATCCGCCGCCGAAGTAATCGGCTGCGCCTCACCTCGCTGAATCAGCTGAATCGCGCCAACTGAATTCTCGGAAAAAATCGAGCCCGGCACAGCGAAAACTTCACGCCCAAATTCATTCGCCAGTGACGCAGTAATGAGACTCCCCGACTTTTCGCGACCTTCGGTGACGACGGTGCCGCGCGCCAGTCCTGCGATGATGCGATTACGCAGTGGGAAATTATAGGCATTCGGCGGCGTACCGATGGGAAATTCAGAAATAATCGCGCCACCTTTACGCAAAATTTCTTCGCCGAGATTTTTGTTGCGCGGTGGATAAATCGCCTCGATGCCATTGCCGAGCACCGCGACCGTCCGACCACCGACCTCGAGCGCCGCCGCGTGTGCCGTCGCATCCGCACCGAGCGCGAGTCCGGAAACGATTGAAATACCGGCGACTGCGAGATCGCGCGCAATTTCGTGCGTCGCCTGCCGACCGTAATTCGTGAGAATGCGTGAGCCGACGACCGCGATTGCGAAGTCATCGGCTGGAGTCGGGAATTCTCCGCGGACTAATAAAACTGGCGGCGGGTCAAAAATTTCACGCAACAATTTCGGATACTTCTCCGAAGTGATCGGCAAAACTTGCGCACCGACTTTTTGTAATTTGGCAAAAATTTCATCCGGATCAATTTTTTCTTTCTCGCTGAAAATCTCAGAAACTGCCTTAAATTCCAGCCCCGCCCTTTGCCAGTCGTGCCGCGAACCTTTCCAGATTCTTTCCGCGTCATTTTCGAAAAACTGCAAAAGCCGTCCGAAACGCAGCGGTGTGATTTTTTCAAGCGAATTCAGTGCGGCGAAGTGTTTCTCCACCACCTAATTTTAGCCGAAAAAATTATAAATTCTTGAAATTCGCAGGCAATTTTTGAATAATCATCCGTTTCCCTGTGAATTTTTTACTATATTTAATCCTCAGTTTTTCATTTTCTTGTTTTATGTTTTCAGCTATTTCTTTGGCTCTGTCTGATTTTTCATAATCAGCAATAATATCGAAAAGTGCTTCTGCTTCGCCACCAGCATTAATCTTGGCAAAAAGACTGCTGCGCATATGATCCAATTCTGAAAATTGCAAAATCAGCTTTGAATAAAAATGATTCATATCTTTTTCTGCAATCTCAAGTATTTTTGCTAAGTCGCCATTTGTAAGATCACTCTCCTTTTTTCTTTTCAGCTCGTGAGCAACATAACTGTCTCTAATATTACGAAGTTGCTCTATGAGTCTTGTTTCATCAGGATTATACTTTCTTTTTGTAATTTTATGGTCGATGCTTTTTATTGAACAAATAGAAACAACATCCGGGCTAGTGTCAAAAAATTTAGCCAACTGTAAAACGCAATAGTTGAAATGCGCTGCTACTGTTGACTTAAAAAATCTTTCAAGAGACTTAAAAACCTGGTCATTTTTAAGCTCCTTAGATTTAAGAACTTCATAAATATTGTAAGATGAAGATGCTGCGTTTAACATTCCCCTAAGTTGAAGAAGTATTTCTTCGGCATCTTTCAGATAAATTTTTTCCAAATTACAAGTTCTTGAAATTCGCGCGGATGAAACGCGTCGCTTTCTCCGGCTCGTAAATTCCGTCCGTCTCGAAAGTGACGATTTTCTCGTCATACAAAGTCTTCGCGGCTTCGCGCCCGAGAATCGTGACATTGCCTTTGTAAAGTCCGAGTTTCACTTTGCCTGTCACTTTCTGGCGCAATTTATCAACCTGCTTCGCGAGTGTCTGACGACGGCGCGAAAACCAAAAGCCGTTATAGACCAGCTCAGCGTATTCAGCGGAAATGCGATCACGCGCGTGCAGCTCATCTTTGGGAATCGTCAGACTCTCGACGGCGCGCAGCGCAATGAAGAGAATCGTCCCGCCCGGTGTCTCGTACACTCCGCGACTCTTCATGCCGATGAAGCGATTCTCGACGAGATCGACGCGACCGATGCCATTCTGTCCGCCGAGCTCATTTAATTTTTGGAAAATTGCGAGCGCGTCCATTTTCTTGCCATTCAATTTGGTCGGCACGCCTTGCGAAAATTCGAGCTCAATTTGAGTTGTTTTGTCCGGTGCTTTTTCGGGCGAGACAGTCAGCTCAAACATTTCTGCCGGCGGCACGCGATTCGGATTTTCGAGAATCCCCGCCTCGTAGGAAATGTGCAGCATGTTTTCATCCGAGCTCCACGGCTTCGATTTCGAAGCTTTGATTGGCAAATTATTTTTCTGCGCGTAAGCAATCATTTCTTGACGCCCACCGAGTATTTTGTAAAAGGCCTTTTCACGCCACGGAATGTAAGTCTGAAGCTTGGGATCGAGCGCGTGGTAGGTCAGCTCGAAACGCACTTGGTCGTTGCCTTTACCTGTCGCGCCGTGCGAGAGAAATTGCGCGCCTTCTTTTTGTGCGACGGCGACCTGCGCTTTCGCGATCAAAGGCCGAGCGACGGAAGTGCCGAGTAAATAGTAGTTTTCGTATTTTGCTGCTGCCCACTGTAAAGGCAGGATGAAGTCCCTGAGGAATTCTTTTTGTAAATTCTGCGCAACAAATTTCTTGATGCCTGTCTTCTTGGCGCGTTCGCGAATCACGGAAAGATCCTCGACTTTTTGACCAAGGTCCGCGAGAAAACCAATCACTTCGAAACCATTTTGGATTAAAAAATGGGCGATGACAGTCGTGTCCAGCCCGCCCGAATAAGCGAGCACGATCTTTTTGGAAGGCATTTTGGGAAAATTAAAAAAGTTGAAATTGGAGCAAGAGATAAAGCGAAATTAAAATCAGAAATCCGGATACAAGCATAAAAATCCAGGAAATTATTCTGACGCGCGGCGAAATGTAAGAATAATTGAAAGCGTGATTGACGGCGAAACCCGCAAAAACCAAAAACGCTGTAAGCAGCAAACCGTAGACTGTATAAATAAAAATTTGCACGGAATGATTTTAGCAAATCCCGCGAAGCTCAATTTTATTTAAACAAAATTCTGTTTTTCGGCAAGTCAGCCTGATTGAAAGAAAAGCCTAAAAATGCTAGAATTACCGGATTTAATAACACAAAAATGCA
Protein-coding sequences here:
- the dprA gene encoding DNA-processing protein DprA — its product is MEKHFAALNSLEKITPLRFGRLLQFFENDAERIWKGSRHDWQRAGLEFKAVSEIFSEKEKIDPDEIFAKLQKVGAQVLPITSEKYPKLLREIFDPPPVLLVRGEFPTPADDFAIAVVGSRILTNYGRQATHEIARDLAVAGISIVSGLALGADATAHAAALEVGGRTVAVLGNGIEAIYPPRNKNLGEEILRKGGAIISEFPIGTPPNAYNFPLRNRIIAGLARGTVVTEGREKSGSLITASLANEFGREVFAVPGSIFSENSVGAIQLIQRGEAQPITSAADVLDTLELRDLPEKIKMREIIADSAEETVLLKILQKTARHADEISRESGMTASEASAILSLLEMKGLAKNLGGMNWVRV
- a CDS encoding TaqI-like C-terminal specificity domain-containing protein; its protein translation is MPAPQKTRPKCSRKILELVAHFREAKNHKMVETVLRQQFLDKFFVELGWDVTNNAGKIGREMEVDLEQSIETREGRTEHKRAPDYSFRVDGKTKFFVEAKKPSVDILGGIGPAYQVRRYGWSAKLGVSILTDFEEFAVYDCRVKPKAGDKASVARLFYCTFEEYAERWEEIAGLFSREAVHAGKLDAFIGAGKKKGVVAVNDDFLHTIESWRDELARHLAVRNPELSQDELNFAVTKIIDRIIFLRIAEDRNIENEGTLQRIAERDGTYAELKKHFTKADEKYNSGLFHFRAEPGVTEGIDTITPKLQIDDGILKKIINELYFPRSEYEFSVMPADILGQVYEQFLGKVIRLTDGHRAKVEEKPEVRKAGGVYYTPEYIVDYIVQNTVGKLCESKTPKQIAELKIVDPACGSGSFLIGAYQYLLDWHLEYYTKHLKTYADKLYSVKGKKYLTIAERKRILLNNIYGVDIDANAVEVTKLSLLLKTLEGEVQPSLFHERVLPDLSRNIQCGNSLIGTDFHVASLFAEDDVGRMKVNAFDWEAGFPEVFAQGGFDAVIGNPPYIRARELPVEQKMYFEANYSTAKNQYDIYAVFIEKSLGLVKPNGLVSFITPNKFLVAQYGFELRKFICENSKLIDFQDHSKKDIFGGVSVYPIVFVLQQGRSAKKCGDNFDLLQVFGFKKEDIVIQRMKKAELSLGDVCTIKEAVHTGNIREKLICDNKRNANCFKLLRGQDCNRYTIKWAGLWVDYSVTPNKSKKEYANLIDKSHFEGEKLFLREIALRPSAVFDDENYFSLNKAYVLKKKSDCELPLKYILGVINSKAAEYFFEKEFGDIRVSGGYLQFKKQFSSQIPIPTSSKSQHDRVVALVEQMLALQKKLPALTLPHDRESLSRQIAATDRQIDELVFELYGLSEEERKVVLNS
- a CDS encoding methylenetetrahydrofolate reductase, encoding MLNLSNFPVTVEVSSLAGSDVSAIVAEAKNLRADALNIPDGILGRLTIDPIVLAFRIREATGIPTIAHLTCRDSTKLGLAQKILGAANLGVDGILALSGDAGAKNVFEIRAPGLTELIRDLNSGEFLGKPIKSPTVLKIAVAANPNVDGQIEYLKEKEAAGAHFVQTQPVFDFATAEKFLDGVKQAGIQIPILLGIMPLKSLKVAEYFNSKVHGVTIPQAVLAQLAADENCGAELAIELLAKLKDRLDGVHIMPLGRTDSANQIFDFLKG
- a CDS encoding argininosuccinate synthase, with translation MPSKKIVLAYSGGLDTTVIAHFLIQNGFEVIGFLADLGQKVEDLSVIRERAKKTGIKKFVAQNLQKEFLRDFILPLQWAAAKYENYYLLGTSVARPLIAKAQVAVAQKEGAQFLSHGATGKGNDQVRFELTYHALDPKLQTYIPWREKAFYKILGGRQEMIAYAQKNNLPIKASKSKPWSSDENMLHISYEAGILENPNRVPPAEMFELTVSPEKAPDKTTQIELEFSQGVPTKLNGKKMDALAIFQKLNELGGQNGIGRVDLVENRFIGMKSRGVYETPGGTILFIALRAVESLTIPKDELHARDRISAEYAELVYNGFWFSRRRQTLAKQVDKLRQKVTGKVKLGLYKGNVTILGREAAKTLYDEKIVTFETDGIYEPEKATRFIRANFKNL